In the Oryzias latipes chromosome 9, ASM223467v1 genome, one interval contains:
- the LOC101156581 gene encoding zinc-binding protein A33 — translation MAERAALLESYLNCHVCSETFNDPVTLSCNHNFCWSCLQKFWEQTQNKNCPICKRKPLEDHPAVNFGLKELADSFAGRQKSESSETKTGEQKFMEVCRKHPGESKLFCKDEQRAFCPFCEFFVHQSHKVVPVEEAVRELKEELKSDLKSLQDKKIKYKEVEKTYNQMIQHSKKQLLSTETQIRAEFNKLQQFLKEEEESRLAALTEEEEQKGKTVMGEMKRIQEQMSSLSESISAVEAELQKDKEAFLSSWKDTQSRARAQSSLSDPQLLSGALIDVAKHVGNLSFRVWEKMKEKVHSSPVLLDPNTGSRYLYLSDDLTSVRYGETSQQLPNNPERFMKYAEVFGSEGFRSGKHSWEVCFHTNVPVWNIGVAKESVNRKGERFVTPENGFWCLLHRNGKYTNGLCQTVTVTKSLQKIRVQLDYDRGEVSFYNPEDMTHIYTHKDTFTDKLFPYFEVNKSGDVKTPKLQICPTD, via the coding sequence ATGGCTGAGAGAGCTGCTCTTCTTGAATCCTACTTGAACTGTCACGTTTGTTCAGAGACTTTCAATGATCCTGTAACTCTGAGCTGCAACCACAACTTCTGTTGGAGCTGCCTGCAGAAGTTCTGGGAACAAACTCAGAACAAAAACTGTCCCATCTGTAAAAGAAAACCACTTGAAGATCATCCTGCTGTGAACTTTGGCCTGAAGGAACTTGCTGACTCGTTTGCTGGAAGACAGAAATCTGAATCATCagagacaaaaacaggagagCAGAAGTTCATGGAGGTCTGCAGGAAACATCCAGGAGAATCCAAACTGTTCTGTAAAGACGAGCAGAGAGCTTTTTGTCCTTTCTGTGAGTTTTTTGTGCACCAGAGTCACAAAGTGGTTCCTGTAGAAGAAGCAGTCAGAgagctgaaggaggagctgaAATCTGACTTAAAGTCTCTGCAGGACAAGAAGATCAAATACAAAGAAGTGGAGAAAACATACAATCAGATGATTCAACACTCCAAGAAGCAGCTGCTGTCCACAGAGACACAGATCAGAGCAGAGTTCAACAAGCTCCAGCAGTtcctgaaggaggaagaggagtccaGACTGGCAGCTCTgacggaggaagaggagcagaaggGGAAGACTGTGATGGGAGAGATGAAGAGGATCCAGGAGCAGATGTCCTCTCTGTCAGAAAGTATCAGTGCTGTtgaagcagagctgcagaaagacaaGGAGGCGTTCCTCAGCAGTTGGAAAGACACTCAGAGCAGAGCCAGAGCCCAGAGCTCGCTGTCAGACCCACAGCTGCTCTCAGGAGCTCTGatagatgtggccaaacatgTGGGCAACCTGTCCTTCAGAGTCTGGGAGAAGATGAAGGAGAAGGTCCACTCCAGCCCGGTCCTCCTGGACCCAAACACTGGAAGCAGATATCTTTATCTGTCTGATGATCTGACCAGTGTGAGATATGGAGAAACTTCTCAGCAGCTTCCTAACAATCCAGAGAGATTCATGAAATATGCTGAAGTTTTTGGCTCTGAGGGCTTCAGATCAGGGAAACACAGCTGGGAGGTGTGTTTCCACACCAATGTTCCTGTCTGGAACATTGGTGTGGCTAAAGAGTCTGTTAACAGGAAGGGAGAGAGGTTTGTTACACCAGAAAATGGATTCTGGTGTTTATTACACCGTAATGGAAAATACACAAACGGTCTTTGTCAGACTGTCACTGTGACCAAGAGTCTCCAGAAGATCAGAGTCCAGCTGGACTATGACAGGGGGGAGGTGTCCTTCTACAACCCTGAAGACATGACTCACATCTACACTCACAAAGACACTTTCACTGACAAACTTTTCCCATATTTTGAAGTTAATAAATCTGGAGACGTAAAAACCCCTAAACTCCAAATCTGTCCAACTGATTGA